In the genome of Cyclopterus lumpus isolate fCycLum1 chromosome 19, fCycLum1.pri, whole genome shotgun sequence, one region contains:
- the zgc:56095 gene encoding ferritin, middle subunit has protein sequence MQSVVKQNLHLETEGDLNKLINLKLNASYTYLSLGMYFDRDDVSLPKFSSFFLERSVTERQQAEKLLDYQNTRGGRILLQIITKPSREDWGGGLDAMSFSLDYQKVLNACVLDVHRRAGLHTDPHLCDFLEQHFLADGYDTIKKLGDYIGSLTRISASKTHGAMGEYLFDKHTL, from the exons ATGCAGTCTGTGGTAAAACAAAACCTCCATTTGGAGACCGAAGGAGACTTGAACAAACTCATCAACCTGAAGCTCAATGCATCCTACACCTACCTTTCTCTG GGGATGTATTTTGACAGGGATGATGTTTCTCTGCCGAaattctcctctttcttcctggAGCGCTCGGTGACAGAGAGGCAACAGGCTGAGAAGCTGCTGGATTATCAGAACACGAGAGGAGGTCGAATTTTGCTTCAGATCATAACT AAACCAAGTAGAGAGGACTGGGGAGGTGGTCTGGATGCAATGTCCTTTTCCTTGGACTACCAAAAGGTCCTAAATGCATGTGTTCTCGACGTGCACCGTAGAGCTGGCCTCCACACGGACCCTCAT CTGTGTGACTTTCTCGAGCAGCACTTCCTCGCCGATGGCTATGACACCATCAAGAAGCTGGGCGATTACATTGGCAGTCTGACCCGCATCTCTGCGTCTAAGACACACGGTGCTATGGGAGAATACCTCTTTGACAAACACACTCTGTAA
- the syt5b gene encoding synaptotagmin Vb isoform X1: MRLASAGVRARRAAEPSEPEQEEATEPVHHEHSHTEHHEHSHTEHHPGHDYKHIKEKFMNELGHLPIPVWAVAAIVVVVLVLVACFIFCLFKKCFGKKKKPKKVRERKTGRRKKEKEGEGDAGEKEGEVKKEGEQEEKEQEKLGRLEFSLDYNFTDAQLIVGILQAQDLAAMDMGGTSDPYVKVFLLPDKKKKYETKVQRKNLCPVFNETFIFKIPYAELGGKTLMLQVFDFDRFSKHDIIGEIKIPMNSVDLGQPMQQWRDVESGEKEEQEKLGDVCISLRYVPTAGKLTVNIMEAKNLKKMDVGGLSDPYVKIVLQQNGKRIKKKKTTVKKNTLNPYFNESFSFEVPFEQIQKVQVVITVFDYDKLGSNDPIGKTFMGYGATGVGLRHWSEMLANPRRPVAQWHTLLHEEEVDAALKAKPR; this comes from the exons ATGAGGTTGGCCAGCGCAGGGGTCCGGGCCCGGAGGGCTGCGGAGCCGTCTGAACCGGAGCAGGAGGAAGCAACCGAGCCAGTTCACCATGAGCACTCCCATACGGAACACCATGAGCACTCCCATACGGAGCATCACCCCGGACACGACTACAAACACATCAAGGAGAAGTTCATGAATGAACTTGGTCATCTGCCAA ttcCGGTGTGGGCAGTAGCAGCCATTGTCGTGGTGGTCCTGGTTTTGGTAGCATGCTTCATCTTCTGTCTTTTCAAGAAATGCTtcgggaaaaagaaaaagccaaagAAAGTGAGGGAGCGGAAGACAGGTCGCcgcaaaaaggaaaaggaaggtgAAGGAGATGCTGGAGAGAAG gagggagaggtgaagaaggaaggagagcaagaagagaaagaacagGAAAAGTTGGGACGGCTGGAGTTCTCGTTGGACTACAACTTCACAGATGCCCAG CTTATAGTGGGTATCCTTCAGGCTCAGGACCTTGCTGCTATGGACATGGGGGGAACCTCAGACCCCTACGTCAAAGTCTTTTTGCTGccagacaaaaagaagaagtatgAGACCAAAGTTCAACGCAAGAATTTATGTCCTGTTTTCAACGAGACTTTCATCTTTAAG ATCCCATATGCAGAGTTGGGCGGAAAGACTTTAATGCTGCAAGTTTTTGACTTTGACCGCTTCTCCAAGCATGACATAATCGGCGAGATAAAGATTCCCATGAACAGCGTTGATTTGGGCCAGCCGATGCAACAATGGAGAGATGTGGAGAGTGGTGAAAAGGAGGAG CAAGAAAAACTGGGCGATGTCTGCATTTCTTTACGATATGTACCCACTGCTGGAAAACTGACAGTGAACATCATGGAGGCAAAGAATCTGAAGAAAATGGATGTTGGTGGACTATCAG ATCCGTACGTGAAGATTGTTCTGCAGCAAAATGGGAAACGgattaagaagaaaaagacgacCGTTAAGAAAAACACGCTCAATCCTTACTTTAATGAGAGCTTCAGTTTTGAAGTCCCTTTTGAGCAGATACAG aaaGTGCAGGTCGTCATCACAGTGTTTGACTATGATAAACTTGGCAGCAATGACCCCATTGGAAAGACCTTCATGGGTTATGGAGCTACAGGAGTTGGCCTGCGCCACTGGTCAGAAATGTTAGCCAATCCCAGACGTCCAGTAGCCCAGTGGCACACTCTGCTGCACGAAGAAGAAGTCGATGCGGCACTCAAAGCAAAACCTCGTTAG
- the syt5b gene encoding synaptotagmin Vb isoform X2: MLFVSFIVAGFFHILSLYLKITEVPVWAVAAIVVVVLVLVACFIFCLFKKCFGKKKKPKKVRERKTGRRKKEKEGEGDAGEKEGEVKKEGEQEEKEQEKLGRLEFSLDYNFTDAQLIVGILQAQDLAAMDMGGTSDPYVKVFLLPDKKKKYETKVQRKNLCPVFNETFIFKIPYAELGGKTLMLQVFDFDRFSKHDIIGEIKIPMNSVDLGQPMQQWRDVESGEKEEQEKLGDVCISLRYVPTAGKLTVNIMEAKNLKKMDVGGLSDPYVKIVLQQNGKRIKKKKTTVKKNTLNPYFNESFSFEVPFEQIQKVQVVITVFDYDKLGSNDPIGKTFMGYGATGVGLRHWSEMLANPRRPVAQWHTLLHEEEVDAALKAKPR, translated from the exons atgctttttgtttcttttattgttgctgGTTTTTTTCACATCCTGTCATTATATTTGAAAATAACAGAGG ttcCGGTGTGGGCAGTAGCAGCCATTGTCGTGGTGGTCCTGGTTTTGGTAGCATGCTTCATCTTCTGTCTTTTCAAGAAATGCTtcgggaaaaagaaaaagccaaagAAAGTGAGGGAGCGGAAGACAGGTCGCcgcaaaaaggaaaaggaaggtgAAGGAGATGCTGGAGAGAAG gagggagaggtgaagaaggaaggagagcaagaagagaaagaacagGAAAAGTTGGGACGGCTGGAGTTCTCGTTGGACTACAACTTCACAGATGCCCAG CTTATAGTGGGTATCCTTCAGGCTCAGGACCTTGCTGCTATGGACATGGGGGGAACCTCAGACCCCTACGTCAAAGTCTTTTTGCTGccagacaaaaagaagaagtatgAGACCAAAGTTCAACGCAAGAATTTATGTCCTGTTTTCAACGAGACTTTCATCTTTAAG ATCCCATATGCAGAGTTGGGCGGAAAGACTTTAATGCTGCAAGTTTTTGACTTTGACCGCTTCTCCAAGCATGACATAATCGGCGAGATAAAGATTCCCATGAACAGCGTTGATTTGGGCCAGCCGATGCAACAATGGAGAGATGTGGAGAGTGGTGAAAAGGAGGAG CAAGAAAAACTGGGCGATGTCTGCATTTCTTTACGATATGTACCCACTGCTGGAAAACTGACAGTGAACATCATGGAGGCAAAGAATCTGAAGAAAATGGATGTTGGTGGACTATCAG ATCCGTACGTGAAGATTGTTCTGCAGCAAAATGGGAAACGgattaagaagaaaaagacgacCGTTAAGAAAAACACGCTCAATCCTTACTTTAATGAGAGCTTCAGTTTTGAAGTCCCTTTTGAGCAGATACAG aaaGTGCAGGTCGTCATCACAGTGTTTGACTATGATAAACTTGGCAGCAATGACCCCATTGGAAAGACCTTCATGGGTTATGGAGCTACAGGAGTTGGCCTGCGCCACTGGTCAGAAATGTTAGCCAATCCCAGACGTCCAGTAGCCCAGTGGCACACTCTGCTGCACGAAGAAGAAGTCGATGCGGCACTCAAAGCAAAACCTCGTTAG
- the LOC117748405 gene encoding dynein assembly factor 3, axonemal-like, translating to MSGKRVSEGAGCITWWGFSPARDLLSLGPVRLEEDFNVLLVGSGDPRHILKTISVLQNQQSLHVWVIEDKMEVVARQLLLLYLALMPKETMGNNEKTEVFLEVFGNGEIRSQTEETLRRAASQLTLSVTETLEKATHPSLNTTLLKFKERDELARIFKLWIQPRPSSSSSECAAPVLMSKAWDYRVRQHLGTRYDSKKNCFDWDLKMKLHEKGCGVINKQQYTQWRERGLAFEMREGVYQTTNPSLLSSRVFCQKGGKVSYTGYWGDIVSSPYLSFGIETDDKSLLRTQNGQHVKTAQDISVANVQELFHSLSSRRGCPITSQSDATAEEPSPKADRKSVTINDLVHLNGISVTFLPSDSLYKLPDKLKYSHFFNTIYFSASCVHQLGPTMRQIAAPDAVLVVELAKYILDLTKEQVAGFAEKVVSIALEAEFEPWRDGKSDDVHAVFIPQRK from the exons ATGAGTGGCAAACGGGTATCTGAGGGCGCCGGCTGCATCACGTGGTGGGGCTTCAGTCCTGCGCGCGACCTGCTGAGTTTGG GCCCTGTGAGACTTGAAGAGGACTTCAATGTTTTACTGGTTGGCAGTGGAGATCCACGACATATTTTGAAGACCATTTCTGTTTTGCAGAACCAGCAAAGCCTTCAT GTGTGGGTGATAGAAGACAAGATGGAGGTGGTGGCAAgacagctgctgctcctctacCTGGCCCTGATGCCAAAGGAAACCATGGGAAATAATG agAAGACAGAGGTTTTCTTGGAGGTGTTTGGGAATGGTGAGATCCGCAGTCAGACAGAAGAGACGCTGAGACGTGCAGCATCACAGCTCACTCTGtctgttactgaaacactggagaAAGCCACGCACCCCTCTCTGAACACAACTCTTCTCAAG TTCAAGGAGCGAGATGAGCTGGCCAGGATATTCAAGTTGTGGATCCAGCCTCGGCCTTCATCATCCTCGTCTGAGTGTGCTGCCCCTGTGTTAATGTCCAAAGCCTGGGATTATCGGGTCCGGCAGCACCTTGGAACACGCTACGACTCCAAGAAGAACTGCTTCGACTGGGACCTCAAAATGAAACTGCATGAGAAAGGG TGCGGCGTCatcaacaaacaacaatatacacaatgGAGGGAACGGGGTTTGGCGTTCGAAATGAGGGAAGGTGTCTACCAAACAACCAATCCAAGTTTGCTCTCTTCCAGAGTGTTCTGTCAG AAAGGGGGAAAAGTGTCTTACACGGGCTACTGGGGGGACATCGTTTCCAGTCCTTATCTCTCCTTTGGCATTGAAACTGATGACAAGAGCCTGCTGAGGACACAGAATGGCCAACACGTCAAG ACAGCCCAGGATATTTCTGTTGCAAATGTACAGGAATTGTTCCATTCCCTGTCCAGTAGACGGGGCTGTCCCATCACCTCTCAGTCAGACGCAACGGCAGAGGAGCCATCCCCCAAGGCGGACCGAAAATCTGTCACCATTAACG ACTTGGTGCATCTGAATGGGATCTCTGTGACGTTCCTGCCATCGGACTCACTTTACAAACTGCCAGACAAACTGAAATATTCACACTTCTTTAACACCATCTACTTCTCTGCCAG CTGCGTGCACCAGTTGGGCCCGACAATGAGACAGATTGCAGCACCAGACGCTGTGCTTGTCGTGGAGTTGGCCAA GTACATTTTGGATCTGACCAAAGAGCAAGTAGCCGGCTTTGCAGAGAAAGTGGTGAGCATCGCACTGGAGGCTGAATTTGAGCCGTGGCGTGACGGGAAGAGTGATGACGTCCATGCTGTTTTCATACCACAGAGGAAGTAA
- the LOC117748406 gene encoding troponin T, slow skeletal muscle-like isoform X2: MSDFEDRGGHQEEEDEDQGEGEERPKYKPVTQLAAPKIPEGERVDFDDIHRKRMEKDLLELQTLIDVHFEQRKKEEQELIGLKDRIESRRAERAEQQRVRAEKERHRQTRIAKERQRKEDEEAKKRAEDEAKKKKVLSNMGAHFGGFLAKAEQRRGKKQTAREIKRKTLADRRKPLAIETLQEDGLRERAKEMWEKIYQLESEKFDLTERTRRQKYEINVLRNRIQHAQKFKKAHGKGKVGGRWK, from the exons ATGTCTGACTTTGAAGATCGTGG agGCCATCAAGAGG AAGAAGATGAGGATcagggggagggag AAGAACGCCCCAAATACAA GCCGGTCACACAGCTTGCTGCCCCTAAAATACCTGAGGGGGAGAGGGTGGACTTTGAT GATATCCATAGGAAAAGGATGGAGAAAGATCTTCTGGAGCTGCAGACTCTGATTGATGTCCACTTTgagcagaggaagaaagaggaacaggagcTGATTGGACTCAAAGACAGGATT GAGAGCCGCCGGGCAGAAAGAGCTGAGCAGCAGCGTGTGAGGGCTGAAAAAGAGCGGCACAGACAGACACGGATTGCA aaggagagacagaggaaagaggacgaggaggcgaAGAAGAGGGCAGAGGATgaggccaagaagaagaaagtgctCTCCAACATGGGAGCTCACTTCGGAGGCTTCCTGGCCAAG GCAGAGCAGAGGCGAGGCAAAAAGCAAACTGCGAGGGAAATCAAGAGGAAGACTCTGGCAGATAGACGCAAGCCACTGGCCATTGAGACGCTGCAAGAGGACGGCCTGAG agagagagCCAAGGAGATGTGGGAAAAAATCTACCAGCTGGAGTCAGAGAAATTTGACCTGACTGAAAGGACGAGGAGGCAGAAGTATGAG ATCAACGTCCTCCGGAACAGAATCCAACATGCTCAGAAATT CAAAAAGGCCCATGGGAAGGGGAAGGTCGGCGGACGCTGGAAGTGA
- the LOC117748406 gene encoding troponin T, slow skeletal muscle-like isoform X1, translating into MSDFEDRGGHQEEEDEDQGEGEERPKYKPVTQLAAPKIPEGERVDFDVCSFKDIHRKRMEKDLLELQTLIDVHFEQRKKEEQELIGLKDRIESRRAERAEQQRVRAEKERHRQTRIAKERQRKEDEEAKKRAEDEAKKKKVLSNMGAHFGGFLAKAEQRRGKKQTAREIKRKTLADRRKPLAIETLQEDGLRERAKEMWEKIYQLESEKFDLTERTRRQKYEINVLRNRIQHAQKFKKAHGKGKVGGRWK; encoded by the exons ATGTCTGACTTTGAAGATCGTGG agGCCATCAAGAGG AAGAAGATGAGGATcagggggagggag AAGAACGCCCCAAATACAA GCCGGTCACACAGCTTGCTGCCCCTAAAATACCTGAGGGGGAGAGGGTGGACTTTGATGTATGTTCCTTCAAG GATATCCATAGGAAAAGGATGGAGAAAGATCTTCTGGAGCTGCAGACTCTGATTGATGTCCACTTTgagcagaggaagaaagaggaacaggagcTGATTGGACTCAAAGACAGGATT GAGAGCCGCCGGGCAGAAAGAGCTGAGCAGCAGCGTGTGAGGGCTGAAAAAGAGCGGCACAGACAGACACGGATTGCA aaggagagacagaggaaagaggacgaggaggcgaAGAAGAGGGCAGAGGATgaggccaagaagaagaaagtgctCTCCAACATGGGAGCTCACTTCGGAGGCTTCCTGGCCAAG GCAGAGCAGAGGCGAGGCAAAAAGCAAACTGCGAGGGAAATCAAGAGGAAGACTCTGGCAGATAGACGCAAGCCACTGGCCATTGAGACGCTGCAAGAGGACGGCCTGAG agagagagCCAAGGAGATGTGGGAAAAAATCTACCAGCTGGAGTCAGAGAAATTTGACCTGACTGAAAGGACGAGGAGGCAGAAGTATGAG ATCAACGTCCTCCGGAACAGAATCCAACATGCTCAGAAATT CAAAAAGGCCCATGGGAAGGGGAAGGTCGGCGGACGCTGGAAGTGA